A region from the Brachyspira hampsonii genome encodes:
- a CDS encoding TolC family protein has product MRFYVTLVLILILNISLYSQDTNLTDNITNDTNALNETKISITLEDALNMAFDASKTLKQAEYDVRIAQVQKDASFSDLFMPSLSISGGLNLAESQEYTVNDMSTGVYTSPDTWSASATLSKTLFTGFRNWNTDRARDVNLKMKKDTYYDERLNVDLNTKLNFYNTFVAQENYRVYLQQQLNYSNRMRESYIKYRNGQVSEYEYLNAKVQYETTKPQVINLSNQYQSLKLTFIRQIGLTNVADDVDLVGNILDATNIALPDMEYDDLLTIIMNNNIELKNMASNLEMLEYNRKVARSYLWPNLSANANVGITTVDKVKMENGTFKKDRAGEFNWGVGFSLSYSLDSLLPFSSTAKGAEEIELSIKQMEVSYDELRDTIEISSRDLISTARSQAVNLQSQAENARTAAYALQMAQRQYRGGTISTLELSDAEITYLNAQLAYLQAIYDYFSSTLQILKLLGA; this is encoded by the coding sequence GTGAGATTTTATGTTACTCTGGTTTTGATTTTAATATTAAATATATCTTTATATTCACAAGATACAAATTTAACAGATAATATTACAAATGATACTAATGCATTAAATGAAACAAAAATATCTATAACTTTAGAAGATGCTCTAAATATGGCTTTTGATGCTAGTAAAACATTAAAACAGGCTGAATATGATGTTAGAATAGCACAAGTTCAAAAGGATGCCTCTTTTTCTGATTTATTTATGCCTTCTTTAAGTATAAGCGGCGGATTGAATTTAGCAGAATCCCAGGAATATACAGTAAATGATATGTCAACAGGTGTTTATACAAGCCCTGATACTTGGTCAGCTTCGGCCACTTTATCCAAAACATTATTTACAGGATTTAGAAATTGGAATACAGATAGGGCTAGAGATGTTAATTTAAAAATGAAAAAAGATACTTATTACGATGAAAGGCTTAATGTAGATCTTAATACTAAATTAAATTTTTATAATACATTTGTAGCTCAGGAGAATTACCGAGTATATTTACAGCAGCAGCTTAATTATAGTAATAGAATGAGAGAATCGTATATAAAGTATAGAAACGGACAGGTTTCAGAATATGAATATTTGAATGCTAAGGTGCAATATGAAACTACAAAACCTCAAGTTATAAATTTAAGCAATCAATATCAAAGTTTGAAATTAACATTTATCAGACAGATAGGCTTAACTAATGTTGCTGATGATGTAGATTTAGTAGGTAATATATTGGATGCCACAAATATAGCATTGCCTGATATGGAATATGATGATTTGCTTACTATTATAATGAATAATAATATAGAATTAAAAAATATGGCTAGCAATTTAGAGATGTTAGAGTATAATAGAAAGGTAGCTAGAAGTTATTTATGGCCAAATCTTTCAGCTAATGCTAATGTAGGTATTACTACAGTAGATAAAGTAAAAATGGAGAATGGTACATTTAAGAAAGATAGAGCAGGCGAGTTTAATTGGGGAGTAGGTTTTTCTCTGTCATATAGTCTTGACTCTCTTTTACCTTTTTCTTCTACAGCGAAAGGTGCTGAAGAAATTGAGCTTAGTATAAAGCAAATGGAAGTAAGCTATGATGAGTTAAGAGATACTATAGAAATAAGCAGCAGAGATTTGATTTCTACAGCAAGGTCTCAAGCAGTGAATTTGCAGTCGCAGGCAGAGAATGCCAGAACAGCAGCTTATGCTTTACAAATGGCACAAAGGCAGTATAGAGGCGGTACAATATCAACACTTGAGCTTAGTGATGCCGAAATTACATATTTGAATGCACAGCTTGCATATTTGCAGGCTATATATGATTATTTTTCAAGCACTTTACAAATATTAAAGCTTTTAGGTGCTTAA
- a CDS encoding efflux RND transporter periplasmic adaptor subunit, whose product MMRRVNIIILSIVLILSFLSASCKKSAVDLKKKENPISVLVAAPIKQHLEEYLDLSAEIKAIKEVEISSDVPGKIASILKYEGSFVNKGDTIALIDRFVIGANYAYAPARTPISGYVTTTYMAAGASIAASTPIANVADISQLEVEIQVPERSISGIELGQKVIIRVPSAPNKEIEAEITKRDYAVNPSTRTLMVKALIDNKDRLLLPGMFSDVSILLNSADNVFVIPNSAMFSDDLGKNYIYVVKEDNSNNPPSEVQAANSTNVQYRAYTREVNVLFTSKDKVALSGGLEEGEEVVMFGREFLKNGSLVNRIENDPTILEYITPQATAVASANTNQNTSANQTAAVKKEDTSASKQTTTAKPSSTAAPKQTTTTNPAAAAKQTTSQPKTTSTNTAKTADTDNSSSDNGIYSIGG is encoded by the coding sequence ATGATGAGAAGAGTAAATATTATAATATTATCAATTGTTTTAATTTTATCTTTTTTATCTGCTTCCTGTAAAAAATCAGCAGTAGATTTAAAGAAAAAAGAGAATCCTATAAGTGTATTAGTAGCAGCACCTATAAAGCAGCATTTGGAAGAGTATTTGGATTTATCAGCTGAGATTAAGGCTATTAAAGAAGTAGAAATATCTTCTGATGTACCAGGAAAAATTGCAAGTATATTAAAATACGAAGGAAGTTTTGTTAATAAGGGAGACACTATAGCATTAATAGACAGATTTGTAATAGGTGCAAATTATGCTTATGCTCCTGCAAGAACTCCTATTTCAGGATATGTTACCACTACATATATGGCAGCAGGGGCATCAATAGCCGCTTCTACGCCTATAGCAAATGTTGCTGATATCAGCCAATTAGAGGTAGAAATACAAGTTCCTGAACGTTCCATTTCCGGAATAGAATTAGGTCAGAAAGTAATTATAAGAGTTCCTTCAGCTCCTAATAAAGAAATAGAAGCTGAAATAACAAAAAGGGATTATGCGGTTAATCCTTCTACTCGTACTTTAATGGTAAAAGCTCTAATAGATAATAAAGACAGACTTCTTTTACCGGGTATGTTTTCTGATGTATCAATACTTTTGAATTCAGCTGATAATGTATTTGTTATACCAAACAGTGCTATGTTCAGTGATGATTTAGGTAAGAATTATATATATGTTGTAAAAGAGGATAATTCAAATAATCCTCCATCAGAAGTTCAGGCTGCAAATTCAACTAATGTTCAATACAGAGCATATACAAGAGAAGTTAATGTATTATTTACTTCCAAAGATAAAGTAGCTTTAAGCGGAGGGCTTGAAGAAGGAGAAGAAGTAGTAATGTTTGGACGCGAATTCCTTAAAAATGGTTCATTAGTTAATAGAATAGAAAATGACCCTACTATATTGGAATATATTACACCTCAGGCTACAGCAGTTGCTTCGGCTAATACTAATCAAAATACATCGGCAAATCAAACTGCAGCTGTTAAAAAAGAAGATACTTCTGCATCTAAACAAACAACTACAGCTAAACCTTCAAGCACTGCAGCACCTAAACAAACAACTACAACTAATCCTGCAGCTGCTGCTAAACAAACCACATCTCAGCCTAAAACAACATCTACTAATACAGCAAAAACTGCAGATACTGACAATAGCAGCAGTGATAATGGTATTTATTCCATTGGCGGTTAA
- a CDS encoding efflux RND transporter permease subunit, translated as MRSFIELIVKRPVAVFMGIIALVILGAVSLSRLPVDFLPDMELPFISIRTTYDNAGPEEVEKSVSKIIEGAVSSVNNIKEVSSSSEEEDSRVFIEFNWGSDLASATADIREAIDRIRKSLPDDAESPAVYKFSTDNIPVMEISFYGTDNLSALYNLVDNQILTSIEQVGGVAMAEIRGGLKTQIKVDVDMNRLQAYGLDINTIVSTLATENQNISGGETYEGVYKYTLRTTGEFKTVDDIGNVVVALKTNSTPIRLRELATIYEGYDEDGDVIKVNGTPAVNVSINKESGANTVAVSDGIKKRLDTLNLPEGIKYEVLFNSADNVNNAIKGVLDTAWQGGLFAVIILMLYLWNVRTVLIIAISIPMSIIVTFTLMYFFGTTLNIISLSGLVLGIGMMVDNSIVVLENIFFYRNNGYGKYSSAIDGTSTVALAISASTLTTIAVFLPFLFVEGQTGQMFRDLCITVTVSMIASLAVALTIVPMLGARLVTTKKSKFLSKFEDFFDKHFHSKVNYIYEKILTYSVYHKNRVLIPVITIVFSVIIVGLIFIGKEGFPESDEGQFRASITMPIGTRKEQTGTFIDRMRKDVEAVVGKDLSRIQTRARSGSDANKGEIRAKLIDKSDGRTMETAEYVELVRKKLASYPATINVDLVSSMRGGGNSDSSGIDIDIVGEDLTRARELANNVIAALQDVPGLRDVRLKKSDASPELNVTVNRDLASKMGLNINTVANSIKTSFGGTTATRMTPDNSDVTDIDVIVRLNERDRINIDDVNRMLIPTPAGMVPVSAIADVDKSFAPSEIERKNDSRITSITASGYGRPMNQIMADVQAAINEKVFLPSGFSIVYSGDYEDMNEAFGQLIQALFLALVLVYAIMASQFESYIAPFVIALAIPFGFAGSLTLLFITGQTLSVYSGIGVIVLIGIVVNNGIVLIDYMNQLMHEKKINGDKAALIAGPRRLRPVLMTSLTTILGLLPMALSSGEGNEMYQPLSLAVLGGLTVSTMFTLVIVPTVYAAIRNRIPLKDYDAKDLASVETGTGIDDALSTPGK; from the coding sequence ATGAGAAGTTTTATTGAACTAATAGTGAAAAGACCAGTAGCAGTTTTCATGGGGATAATTGCACTGGTTATACTTGGTGCAGTAAGTCTTTCAAGGCTTCCTGTAGATTTTTTACCGGATATGGAGCTTCCTTTTATCAGTATCAGAACTACTTACGACAATGCAGGTCCTGAAGAAGTAGAAAAATCTGTTTCTAAAATAATTGAAGGAGCAGTTTCAAGCGTTAATAACATTAAAGAAGTAAGTTCTTCTTCGGAAGAAGAGGACTCAAGAGTTTTTATTGAGTTTAACTGGGGAAGTGATTTAGCTTCTGCTACTGCTGATATAAGAGAGGCAATAGATAGAATAAGAAAATCGCTTCCTGATGATGCAGAAAGTCCTGCAGTTTATAAATTTTCAACAGATAATATTCCGGTTATGGAAATATCTTTCTATGGTACCGACAATTTATCTGCTTTATACAATTTGGTTGATAATCAAATATTAACTAGTATAGAACAGGTAGGCGGTGTTGCTATGGCTGAAATCAGAGGAGGGCTTAAAACTCAGATTAAAGTTGATGTTGATATGAATAGACTTCAGGCTTACGGACTTGATATTAATACTATTGTAAGCACTTTAGCTACTGAAAATCAGAACATATCAGGCGGTGAGACTTATGAGGGTGTTTATAAATATACTTTAAGAACTACAGGTGAGTTTAAAACCGTTGATGATATAGGAAATGTTGTTGTGGCTTTAAAAACTAACAGTACACCTATAAGACTTAGAGAGCTGGCAACTATATATGAAGGTTATGATGAGGACGGAGATGTTATTAAAGTTAATGGTACTCCTGCTGTTAATGTTTCTATCAATAAAGAATCTGGTGCTAATACAGTTGCTGTTTCTGACGGTATAAAGAAAAGACTTGATACTCTAAATCTTCCTGAAGGTATAAAATATGAAGTATTATTTAACAGTGCGGATAATGTTAATAATGCTATAAAAGGTGTTCTTGATACTGCTTGGCAGGGAGGATTATTTGCTGTTATAATACTTATGCTTTATTTATGGAATGTGAGAACTGTACTTATCATAGCAATATCTATTCCTATGTCTATTATAGTTACATTTACTTTGATGTATTTCTTCGGAACTACTTTAAATATTATTTCTTTATCAGGTCTTGTACTTGGTATTGGTATGATGGTTGATAACTCTATCGTTGTGCTTGAAAATATATTCTTCTATAGAAATAATGGTTATGGTAAGTATTCATCTGCTATAGATGGTACTTCTACTGTAGCTCTTGCGATATCTGCTTCCACTCTTACTACAATAGCAGTATTTTTACCTTTCCTTTTTGTAGAAGGTCAGACTGGTCAGATGTTTAGAGACTTATGTATTACTGTTACTGTTTCTATGATAGCTTCTTTGGCTGTTGCTTTGACTATTGTACCTATGCTTGGAGCTAGACTTGTAACTACTAAAAAATCGAAATTCTTATCCAAATTTGAAGATTTCTTTGATAAGCATTTCCACTCAAAAGTTAATTATATATATGAAAAAATATTAACTTATTCAGTTTATCATAAAAACAGAGTATTAATTCCTGTTATAACTATAGTATTTTCTGTAATTATTGTTGGATTAATATTTATAGGTAAAGAAGGTTTCCCTGAATCTGATGAAGGACAATTTAGAGCTAGTATTACTATGCCTATAGGTACTAGAAAAGAACAGACAGGTACTTTTATTGACAGAATGAGAAAAGATGTAGAAGCGGTTGTCGGAAAAGATTTAAGCAGAATACAAACTAGAGCAAGATCTGGTTCTGATGCCAATAAAGGTGAAATCAGAGCTAAACTTATAGATAAATCTGATGGAAGAACTATGGAGACTGCTGAATATGTTGAGCTTGTAAGAAAAAAATTAGCAAGCTATCCTGCTACAATTAATGTTGATTTAGTAAGCAGTATGAGGGGCGGCGGAAATAGTGATTCCAGCGGTATTGACATAGATATAGTTGGTGAAGATTTAACTAGAGCCAGAGAGCTTGCTAATAATGTAATAGCAGCATTACAGGATGTTCCGGGACTTAGAGATGTTCGTTTGAAAAAAAGTGATGCTAGTCCTGAACTTAATGTTACTGTTAATAGAGATTTGGCTTCTAAAATGGGACTTAATATAAATACTGTTGCTAACTCTATTAAAACAAGTTTCGGCGGTACTACTGCTACTAGAATGACTCCGGATAATTCTGATGTTACTGATATTGATGTTATAGTAAGATTAAATGAGAGAGACAGAATCAATATAGATGATGTTAATAGAATGCTTATACCAACTCCTGCAGGAATGGTTCCGGTATCTGCTATAGCTGATGTAGATAAAAGTTTTGCTCCTTCAGAAATAGAAAGAAAAAATGACAGCAGAATAACTTCAATTACTGCTTCAGGATATGGAAGACCTATGAATCAGATAATGGCTGATGTACAGGCTGCTATAAATGAGAAAGTATTCTTACCTTCCGGCTTCTCAATAGTTTATTCAGGAGACTATGAAGATATGAATGAGGCTTTCGGTCAGCTTATACAGGCTTTATTCTTGGCTTTAGTATTAGTTTATGCTATTATGGCAAGTCAGTTTGAATCTTATATAGCTCCTTTTGTTATTGCTTTAGCTATACCTTTCGGTTTTGCAGGATCGCTTACATTGTTATTTATTACAGGACAAACTTTGAGTGTATACAGCGGTATTGGGGTTATAGTTCTTATTGGTATAGTAGTTAATAATGGTATTGTACTTATTGACTATATGAATCAGCTTATGCATGAGAAAAAGATTAACGGTGATAAAGCTGC